In the Quercus lobata isolate SW786 chromosome 5, ValleyOak3.0 Primary Assembly, whole genome shotgun sequence genome, one interval contains:
- the LOC115991623 gene encoding TMV resistance protein N-like isoform X1, whose amino-acid sequence MASITSEIASSSLPTWEYDVFLSFRGEDTRNNFTDHLYAALDQKGIKTFRDNERLERGKPISTELLNAIEKSKFAIIVLSRNYASSSWCLDELVKMVECKEKTRLTVLPVFYGVDPSDVRKQTGSFAEAFAKHEDLIKNEEKLRSWRAALSQVANLSGWDARNKQESTIIKEIVREILGDLNSSYSYVHKDLVGIKSRVKKMEDLCSGMGLNDVRFIGIWGMGGVGKTTLARVLYDKIHSHFDGSSFLANVREKSGNGGLVTLQKQLLSDVLFESNIDILDAQQGIYVIMNRFCCKRVLVILDDVDQLIQLEALVGKRSWFGQGSVIIMTTRDQHLLLRHEVAEEEIYKATLLNDDEALKLFSLKAFKQDYPSEGYELPSQKVIYYARGLPLALEILGSFLFHRNLDAWESLLGRLQECPESKISNVLQISYDGLRRTEKKIFLDIACFFKGMTKDRVANILRTLHYKPNIDLDVLVEKSLITISGGTLWMHDLLQELGKEIVRCESPDEPGGRSRLWLKEDILHLLIDSAGTEKVESIFLNSSPNKEDNVKVNFEAFSKMRNLRLLNIHNVHLPQGLSFLSSELRLMNWPGYPLKVMPRNFHPNKLVELIMPHSHIKQLWEGVWSLEWLRIIDLSDSRELITTLDFARVPNLEKLILKGCTKLSMIHTSLGDLKHLILLDLNNCKCLKSLPCKISWESLQIFILSGCSKLKKFPEIVGNMSHLLELYLGETAIEDLPLSMEQLTGLIKLDLTNCKNLSSLPRVIFSLTSLNTLTLSGCSKLHKMQGSLENLKGLKELDMSGTGIRDLPLSTEQLPGLIKLDLTNCKNLSSLPGAICSLTSLKTLTLSGCLKLDNMPMNLGNLEGLEELDVSGTAIREPPSSICYLKNLKILSFQGCNGVSSKSWSWKNLLMRKTPDLMGLVLPSVSGLTALTRLNIRNCNLQAIPSDIGCLYSLKELDLSGNNFVCLPESINQLSNLKEFWVENCKSLQLLPVLQSDPEIFVWANGCTSLETLLPLKIERDIFLYLLNCFQLVENQGRCDLFTTMLREHFQGSTLKERFDVVIPGSEVPNWFRHQSEGASINLEVPSYLFKQFRGIALCAVFEPRQHRPPSPHGYYLHLSCYFKANGKLGGYIPWVRFWEKSDTAESDHRWFMYLLPNFFEHSFPKKSFQIADGSSCQLAIEFKPLGPDSREVKNMIEIKKCGAHVVYEEEMEDLKQSMSPSECSSSVIPYNEDVDVDHFEEDIKRKRSRDDENENGGSGEGSSTHIPHPKTKRVRPSDGE is encoded by the exons ATGGCTTCCATAACCTCTGAAATAgcttcttcttcattgcccACATGGGAGTATGATGTTTTTCTCAGTTTCAGAGGTGAGGACACCCGTAATAACTTCACAGACCATTTATATGCTGCCTTGGATCAAAAAGGAATTAAGACCTTTAGAGACAATGAAAGACTTGAGAGAGGAAAACCCATTTCCACGGAGCTCTTGAATGCTATAGAAAAGTCGAAGTTCGCAATCATTGTTCTATCAAGAAACTATGCGTCCTCGTCTTGGTGCTTAGATGAACTTGTAAAGATGGTTGAGTGCAAGGAAAAGACTAGGCTAACAGTGTTGCCTGTTTTTTATGGTGTGGATCCCTCTGATGTACGAAAACAAACGGGCAGTTTTGCAGAGGCCTTTGCTAAACATGAAGATCTTATCAAGAACGAAGAGAAGTTGCGATCATGGAGAGCTGCTTTGAGTCAAGTTGCCAATCTCTCTGGATGGGATGCACGAAATAA GCAAGAGTCAACAATCATCAAAGAGATCGTCAGAGAAATACTTGGTGACTTGAATTCTTCCTACTCGTATGTACACAAGGATCTAGTTGGAATAAAATCTCGTGTTAAGAAAATGGAGGATTTATGTTCAGGTATGGGGTTGAATGATGTTCGCTTCATAGGGATTTGGGGAATGGGTGGAGTTGGTAAAACAACTCTAGCACGAGTCCTTTATGACAAAATTCATTCTCATTTTGATGGCAGCAGCTTTCTTGCAAATGTTAGAGAAAAAAGTGGAAATGGGGGATTAGTTACTTTACAAAAACAACTTCTTTCTGATGTCTTGTTTGAAAGCAATATTGATATTTTGGATGCTCAACAGGGAATCTATGTGATAATGAATAGATTTTGTTGTAAAAGGGTTCTTGtaattcttgatgatgtggatcAACTTATACAGTTAGAAGCATTAGTAGGCAAGCGGAGTTGGTTTGGTCAAGGGAGTGTGATCATTATGACAACTAGAGATCAACATCTATTACTCAGACATGAAGTTGCTGAAGAGGAAATATACAAGGCTACATTATTAAATGATGATGAAGCTCTAAAACTTTTTAGTCTAAAAGCTTTCAAGCAAGACTATCCCTCAGAAGGTTATGAGTTGCCATCTCAAAAGGTTATATATTATGCTCGAGGCCTTCCTTTAGCTCTCGAAATTTTAGGTTCCTTCCTGTTTCATAGAAATCTAGATGCATGGGAAAGTCTCTTAGGTAGACTACAAGAATGTCCtgaaagtaaaatttcaaaTGTGCTCCAAATAAGTTATGATGGTCTAAGGAgaacagagaaaaaaatatttttagatattgCTTGTTTCTTCAAAGGAATGACTAAAGATCGTGTAGCAAACATACTACGAACCCTGCATTATAAGCCAAACATTGATCTAGATGTTCTCGTGGAAAAATCTCTTATAACCATCTCTGGTGGAACGTTGTGGATGCATGATTTACTACAAGAATTGGGTAAGGAAATTGTTCGTTGTGAATCTCCTGACGAGCCTGGTGGACGCAGTAGGTTGTGGTTGAAGGAAGATATCCTTCATTTACTAATAGATAGTGCA GGAACAGAAAAGGTTGAAAGCATCTTCCTCAACTCATCTCCAAATAAAGAGGATAATGTTAAAGTCAATTTTGAAGCCTTCTCAAAGATGAGAAACCTAAGATTGCTTAATATTCATAACGTGCACCTTCCTCAAGGCCTCAGTTTTCTTTCAAGTGAGTTACGTCTTATGAATTGGCCTGGATATCCTTTAAAAGTCATGCCAAGAAATTTCCATCCCAACAAACTTGTTGAACTCATAATGCCTCATAGCCACATCAAACAACTATGGGAGGGAGTTTGG AGTTTAGAGTGGCTAAGAATCATTGACCTCAGTGATTCTAGAGAGTTGATCACGACCTTGGATTTTGCTAGAGTCCCAAATCTTGAGAAGCTGATTCTCAAAGGTTGCACAAAATTGTCTATGATTCACACATCCCTTGGAGATCTCAAACATCTTATTTTGTTGGATTTGAACAATTGCAAATGTCTTAAAAGCCTTCCGTGCAAGATTAGCTGggaatctcttcaaatttttattctttcaggTTGTTCAAAGCTGAAGAAGTTTCCAGAAATTGTGGGGAATATGTCACATTTGCTAGAACTTTATTTGGGTGAGACTGCTATAGAAGATCTACCATTATCAATGGAGCAGTTAACTGGGCTTATCAAATTGGATCTAACAAATTGCAAAAATCTTTCAAGTCTTCCGAGAGTTATTTTTAGTTTGACATCTCTAAATACTCTCACTCTATCTGGTTGCTCAAAACTTCACAAAATGCAAGGGAGCTTGGAGAATCTTAAAGGCCTAAAGGAACTAGACATGAGTGGTACTGGTATAAGAGATCTACCATTATCAACGGAGCAGTTACCTGGGCTTATCAAATTGGATCTAACAAACTGCAAAAATCTTTCAAGTCTTCCTGGAGCCATTTGTAGTTTGACATCTCTAAAAACTCTCACTCTATCTGGTTGCTTAAAACTTGACAATATGCCAATGAATTTGGGGAATCTAGAAGGCCTAGAGGAACTAGATGTGAGTGGAACTGCTATAAGAGAGCCACCTTCCTCCATCTGTTACttaaaaaacctcaaaatatTATCTTTCCAAGGATGTAATGGGGTGTCATCTAAATCATGGTCATGGAAGAATTTGTTAATGAGAAAAACTCCAGATCTCATGGGCTTGGTATTGCCTTCTGTATCAGGTTTGACTGCATTAACTAGATTGAATATAAGGAACTGCAATCTTCAAGCAATCCCTAGTGATATTGGCTGTTTGTACTCATTAAAAGAATTAGATCTAAgtggaaataattttgtttgccTTCCTGAAAGCATTAATCAACTTTCTAATTTGAAAGAATTTTGGGTGGAGAATTGCAAGAGTCTTCAATTGTTGCCGGTGCTTCAATCAGATCCTGAAATATTTGTTTGGGCAAATGGATGTACCTCATTGGAAACGTTACTCCCATTAAAAATAGAACgtgatatttttttatatcttctCAATTGTTTCCAATTGGTTGAAAATCAAGGCCGCTGTGACTTGTTCACTACAATGCTAAGAGAACATtttcag GGATCAACTTTAAAAGAAAGATTTGATGTTGTTATTCCTGGAAGTGAAGTTCCGAACTGGTTTAGGCATCAAAGTGAGGGGGCTTCAATAAATCTGGAAGTGCCTTCAtatttatttaaacaatttagAGGAATTGCTCTCTGCGCTGTTTTTGAACCCCGCCAGCATCGTCCACCTAGCCCCCATGGTTATTACCTTCACCTTTCGTGTTACTTTAAAGCCAATGGAAAGTTAGGAGGGTATATACCATGGGTAAGATTTTGGGAAAAGTCTGATACGGCTGAATCGGATCATCGTTGGTTCATGTATTTGCTCCCTAATTTTTTCGAACACTCCTTcccaaaaaaatcttttcaaatTGCTGATGGATCCAGCTGTCAACTTGCGATTGAATTCAAACCCTTGGGTCCAGACTCGAGGGAGGTAAAGAACATGATAGAGATAAAGAAATGTGGGGCCCATGTGGTATACGAGGAAGAAATGGAAGATCTGAAACAAAGCATGAGTCCGAGTGAGTGTAGTAGCAGCGTCATTCCTTATAATGAGGATGTAGACGTTGATCATTTTGAAGAGGATATCAAAAGGAAGCGAAGTCGTGATGATGAGAACGAGAATGGAGGTAGTGGAGAAGGTAGCTCTACTCACATACCACACCCTAAGACTAAGAGAGTACGACCCTCTGATGGTGAGTGA
- the LOC115991623 gene encoding disease resistance-like protein DSC1 isoform X2, producing MFSFLANVREKSGNGGLVTLQKQLLSDVLFESNIDILDAQQGIYVIMNRFCCKRVLVILDDVDQLIQLEALVGKRSWFGQGSVIIMTTRDQHLLLRHEVAEEEIYKATLLNDDEALKLFSLKAFKQDYPSEGYELPSQKVIYYARGLPLALEILGSFLFHRNLDAWESLLGRLQECPESKISNVLQISYDGLRRTEKKIFLDIACFFKGMTKDRVANILRTLHYKPNIDLDVLVEKSLITISGGTLWMHDLLQELGKEIVRCESPDEPGGRSRLWLKEDILHLLIDSAGTEKVESIFLNSSPNKEDNVKVNFEAFSKMRNLRLLNIHNVHLPQGLSFLSSELRLMNWPGYPLKVMPRNFHPNKLVELIMPHSHIKQLWEGVWSLEWLRIIDLSDSRELITTLDFARVPNLEKLILKGCTKLSMIHTSLGDLKHLILLDLNNCKCLKSLPCKISWESLQIFILSGCSKLKKFPEIVGNMSHLLELYLGETAIEDLPLSMEQLTGLIKLDLTNCKNLSSLPRVIFSLTSLNTLTLSGCSKLHKMQGSLENLKGLKELDMSGTGIRDLPLSTEQLPGLIKLDLTNCKNLSSLPGAICSLTSLKTLTLSGCLKLDNMPMNLGNLEGLEELDVSGTAIREPPSSICYLKNLKILSFQGCNGVSSKSWSWKNLLMRKTPDLMGLVLPSVSGLTALTRLNIRNCNLQAIPSDIGCLYSLKELDLSGNNFVCLPESINQLSNLKEFWVENCKSLQLLPVLQSDPEIFVWANGCTSLETLLPLKIERDIFLYLLNCFQLVENQGRCDLFTTMLREHFQGSTLKERFDVVIPGSEVPNWFRHQSEGASINLEVPSYLFKQFRGIALCAVFEPRQHRPPSPHGYYLHLSCYFKANGKLGGYIPWVRFWEKSDTAESDHRWFMYLLPNFFEHSFPKKSFQIADGSSCQLAIEFKPLGPDSREVKNMIEIKKCGAHVVYEEEMEDLKQSMSPSECSSSVIPYNEDVDVDHFEEDIKRKRSRDDENENGGSGEGSSTHIPHPKTKRVRPSDGE from the exons ATGTTCAG CTTTCTTGCAAATGTTAGAGAAAAAAGTGGAAATGGGGGATTAGTTACTTTACAAAAACAACTTCTTTCTGATGTCTTGTTTGAAAGCAATATTGATATTTTGGATGCTCAACAGGGAATCTATGTGATAATGAATAGATTTTGTTGTAAAAGGGTTCTTGtaattcttgatgatgtggatcAACTTATACAGTTAGAAGCATTAGTAGGCAAGCGGAGTTGGTTTGGTCAAGGGAGTGTGATCATTATGACAACTAGAGATCAACATCTATTACTCAGACATGAAGTTGCTGAAGAGGAAATATACAAGGCTACATTATTAAATGATGATGAAGCTCTAAAACTTTTTAGTCTAAAAGCTTTCAAGCAAGACTATCCCTCAGAAGGTTATGAGTTGCCATCTCAAAAGGTTATATATTATGCTCGAGGCCTTCCTTTAGCTCTCGAAATTTTAGGTTCCTTCCTGTTTCATAGAAATCTAGATGCATGGGAAAGTCTCTTAGGTAGACTACAAGAATGTCCtgaaagtaaaatttcaaaTGTGCTCCAAATAAGTTATGATGGTCTAAGGAgaacagagaaaaaaatatttttagatattgCTTGTTTCTTCAAAGGAATGACTAAAGATCGTGTAGCAAACATACTACGAACCCTGCATTATAAGCCAAACATTGATCTAGATGTTCTCGTGGAAAAATCTCTTATAACCATCTCTGGTGGAACGTTGTGGATGCATGATTTACTACAAGAATTGGGTAAGGAAATTGTTCGTTGTGAATCTCCTGACGAGCCTGGTGGACGCAGTAGGTTGTGGTTGAAGGAAGATATCCTTCATTTACTAATAGATAGTGCA GGAACAGAAAAGGTTGAAAGCATCTTCCTCAACTCATCTCCAAATAAAGAGGATAATGTTAAAGTCAATTTTGAAGCCTTCTCAAAGATGAGAAACCTAAGATTGCTTAATATTCATAACGTGCACCTTCCTCAAGGCCTCAGTTTTCTTTCAAGTGAGTTACGTCTTATGAATTGGCCTGGATATCCTTTAAAAGTCATGCCAAGAAATTTCCATCCCAACAAACTTGTTGAACTCATAATGCCTCATAGCCACATCAAACAACTATGGGAGGGAGTTTGG AGTTTAGAGTGGCTAAGAATCATTGACCTCAGTGATTCTAGAGAGTTGATCACGACCTTGGATTTTGCTAGAGTCCCAAATCTTGAGAAGCTGATTCTCAAAGGTTGCACAAAATTGTCTATGATTCACACATCCCTTGGAGATCTCAAACATCTTATTTTGTTGGATTTGAACAATTGCAAATGTCTTAAAAGCCTTCCGTGCAAGATTAGCTGggaatctcttcaaatttttattctttcaggTTGTTCAAAGCTGAAGAAGTTTCCAGAAATTGTGGGGAATATGTCACATTTGCTAGAACTTTATTTGGGTGAGACTGCTATAGAAGATCTACCATTATCAATGGAGCAGTTAACTGGGCTTATCAAATTGGATCTAACAAATTGCAAAAATCTTTCAAGTCTTCCGAGAGTTATTTTTAGTTTGACATCTCTAAATACTCTCACTCTATCTGGTTGCTCAAAACTTCACAAAATGCAAGGGAGCTTGGAGAATCTTAAAGGCCTAAAGGAACTAGACATGAGTGGTACTGGTATAAGAGATCTACCATTATCAACGGAGCAGTTACCTGGGCTTATCAAATTGGATCTAACAAACTGCAAAAATCTTTCAAGTCTTCCTGGAGCCATTTGTAGTTTGACATCTCTAAAAACTCTCACTCTATCTGGTTGCTTAAAACTTGACAATATGCCAATGAATTTGGGGAATCTAGAAGGCCTAGAGGAACTAGATGTGAGTGGAACTGCTATAAGAGAGCCACCTTCCTCCATCTGTTACttaaaaaacctcaaaatatTATCTTTCCAAGGATGTAATGGGGTGTCATCTAAATCATGGTCATGGAAGAATTTGTTAATGAGAAAAACTCCAGATCTCATGGGCTTGGTATTGCCTTCTGTATCAGGTTTGACTGCATTAACTAGATTGAATATAAGGAACTGCAATCTTCAAGCAATCCCTAGTGATATTGGCTGTTTGTACTCATTAAAAGAATTAGATCTAAgtggaaataattttgtttgccTTCCTGAAAGCATTAATCAACTTTCTAATTTGAAAGAATTTTGGGTGGAGAATTGCAAGAGTCTTCAATTGTTGCCGGTGCTTCAATCAGATCCTGAAATATTTGTTTGGGCAAATGGATGTACCTCATTGGAAACGTTACTCCCATTAAAAATAGAACgtgatatttttttatatcttctCAATTGTTTCCAATTGGTTGAAAATCAAGGCCGCTGTGACTTGTTCACTACAATGCTAAGAGAACATtttcag GGATCAACTTTAAAAGAAAGATTTGATGTTGTTATTCCTGGAAGTGAAGTTCCGAACTGGTTTAGGCATCAAAGTGAGGGGGCTTCAATAAATCTGGAAGTGCCTTCAtatttatttaaacaatttagAGGAATTGCTCTCTGCGCTGTTTTTGAACCCCGCCAGCATCGTCCACCTAGCCCCCATGGTTATTACCTTCACCTTTCGTGTTACTTTAAAGCCAATGGAAAGTTAGGAGGGTATATACCATGGGTAAGATTTTGGGAAAAGTCTGATACGGCTGAATCGGATCATCGTTGGTTCATGTATTTGCTCCCTAATTTTTTCGAACACTCCTTcccaaaaaaatcttttcaaatTGCTGATGGATCCAGCTGTCAACTTGCGATTGAATTCAAACCCTTGGGTCCAGACTCGAGGGAGGTAAAGAACATGATAGAGATAAAGAAATGTGGGGCCCATGTGGTATACGAGGAAGAAATGGAAGATCTGAAACAAAGCATGAGTCCGAGTGAGTGTAGTAGCAGCGTCATTCCTTATAATGAGGATGTAGACGTTGATCATTTTGAAGAGGATATCAAAAGGAAGCGAAGTCGTGATGATGAGAACGAGAATGGAGGTAGTGGAGAAGGTAGCTCTACTCACATACCACACCCTAAGACTAAGAGAGTACGACCCTCTGATGGTGAGTGA